The sequence ACCTCCGCGGTCACCGCCCTGCTCGCCGCCGCCGAGGCGTTCCTGGCCGAGCTGACCGCCCGGGAGACGCACGCCTGGCGGATCAGCGAGCTGAGCGACGGCGCGGAGCTGGTCGCGGCCCGGGTCCGCGCCGCGCTGGACACCGGGTCCGCCGGCCCGGTACGGCTCCGCCCGCCCGCGGAGCCGTACCGGGCCGGGCGGCCGTCCACGGCGGGAGAGCCGGTGGGCGCCGTCGGCCAGCCCGACGGCCGGGTGGCCCTCGGCGTCGCGGTACCGCTGGGACGGCTGACCTCCGCCCAGGCCGAGCTCCTCGCCGACCTGGCCTCCCACGGCGAGGTACGGCTGACGCCGTGGCGGGGCGTGGTCCTGCCCGGCCTGGCACGCGCCGGGCTGCTGCGGGCGGCCGCCCGGCTGGCGGAGGCCGGCCTGGTCACCGACCCCGGCTCCCCGTGGATCGGCGTGACGGCCTGCGCCGGACGTCCCGGCTGCGCCAAGTCCCTGGCCGACGTGCGGGCCGACGCGGCCCGCGCCACCGTCTCCCACCGGGGCGGCGGGACGGCCGCCACCACCGGAGCCGGCCCCGGGGCACCGATCGGGAGCGACGCCCCGGACGGAACCGGGCCCGGGAGCCGGGCGGAGCCGGAGGGCGGCACGCCCCGGGCCGTCGCCCCGCATGTGGCGGATTCACCGCGCACCGGTACGCTCCCCGTGCACTGGGCGGGCTGCGAGAGGCGCTGCGGCCGCCCCAGAGGGCGGGTCGCGGACGTGGTCGCCACCGGCGACGGCTACCGCGTCGACCTGGACGGCCAGAGCCTGACCTGTGCGGACATCGAAGAGACCACGGCCGCGGTGGCGGCCGCCAGAGGGGAAACGTGATCGACTACGTCCGCGACGGCGCGGAGATCTACCGCCGTTCCTTCGCCACCATCCGCGCCGAGACCGATCTGCGCGGCCTGCCCCCGGACGTCGCCCAGGTGGCGGTCCGCATGATCCACGCCTGCGGGATGGTCGACCTGGTCACCGACCTCGGGTGGTCGCCCGGCGTCGTGGCGTCGGCGCGCGCGGCCCTGCGCGCGGGCGCGCCGGTGCTGTGCGACGCGATGATGGTCGCCTCCGGGGTGACCCGCCGCCGCCTGCCCGCCGGCAACGAGGTGATCTGCACGCTGGGCGAGCCGGGCGTGCCGGAGCTCGCCGGACGGCTGGGCACCACCCGCAGCGCCGCCGCGCTGGAGCTGTGGCGCGAGCGGCTGGAGGGCTCCGTGGTCGCGATCGGCAACGCGCCGACCGCGCTGTTCCGGCTGCTGGAGATGGTCGAGGAGGGTGCCGGCCGGCCGGCCGCCGTGCTCGGGATCCCGGTCGGCTTCATCGGCGCCGCCGAGTCCAAGCAGGCCCTCGCCGAGCATCCGGCGGGCCTGGAGTACCTGGTCGTGCACGGGCGCCGGGGTGGAAGCGCGATGACCGCCGCCGCGGTCAACGCCATCGCGAGTGAGGACGATTGACTTCCTCCCCACGGCTGAAGCCGGGGGAATCCCACCCTCACAGGTCGGATTTCCTGCTTCACCGCCAGCAGCCCGCCAGGAGGAATCTCCCTTGAGGTCTTACACCGGCTCCACAGGCGTTTCACCTCTCCGCCAGCCCGGCGGCGAGAATGTTCTTCGCGGCGTTCACATCCCGATCATGGGTCGCGCCACAAGCCGCGCACACCCACTCCCGCACCTCCAACGGCATGGCCGCAGCGACCGCGCCGCACGCCGAGCAGAGCTTGGAGGAGGGAAACCAGCGGTCGACGACCACCAGTTCCCGGCCGTACCAGGCCGCTTTGTACTCCAGCATGGTCCGCACCTGCCGCCAGGAGGCGTCCGAGACGGCGCGGGCCAGGCGGCGGTTCCTCACCAGGTTGCGGACGGTGAGGTCCTCGATCGCGATCACTTGGTTCTCGCGGACGATCGAGGTGGTGAGCTTGTGCAGGTGGTCACGCCTGCGGTCGGTGATCCGGGCGTGCACCCGCGCGACCCGCACCTTCGCCTTGGCCCGATTGCTGGAGCCCTTCTCCTTGCGGGCCAGGGCGCGCTGCGCGCGGGCCAGCCGGACGCGGTCGGCCCGCTCGTGGCGGGGATTGGCGACCTTGCCGACGGCGTCGGTGACGCCGGGGATCGGCCGCGACAAGACGAGCAGGGACGCGATCCCGGCGTCGATGCCCACCACACCCTCCACCGGGTCCAGCGGGCGGACCGTGTCCTCACACAGGATCGACACGAACCACCGCCCGGC comes from Streptosporangium roseum DSM 43021 and encodes:
- a CDS encoding sulfite reductase subunit beta, with the translated sequence MVIGDFSGRSRLDACPGALQVHAAADGGLARVRVPGGRLTVPQLRELAGAAATWGTGVIELTSRANVQVRGLGEETGFAARMAEAGLLPSLTHERIRNVLASPLTGCDARGVLDVGPLVADLDRRLCARPVLAGLPGRFLFALDDGRGDVAWLGPDAGILPDGTGEAALILAGADSGLRVPVTSAVTALLAAAEAFLAELTARETHAWRISELSDGAELVAARVRAALDTGSAGPVRLRPPAEPYRAGRPSTAGEPVGAVGQPDGRVALGVAVPLGRLTSAQAELLADLASHGEVRLTPWRGVVLPGLARAGLLRAAARLAEAGLVTDPGSPWIGVTACAGRPGCAKSLADVRADAARATVSHRGGGTAATTGAGPGAPIGSDAPDGTGPGSRAEPEGGTPRAVAPHVADSPRTGTLPVHWAGCERRCGRPRGRVADVVATGDGYRVDLDGQSLTCADIEETTAAVAAARGET
- a CDS encoding precorrin-8X methylmutase, whose translation is MIDYVRDGAEIYRRSFATIRAETDLRGLPPDVAQVAVRMIHACGMVDLVTDLGWSPGVVASARAALRAGAPVLCDAMMVASGVTRRRLPAGNEVICTLGEPGVPELAGRLGTTRSAAALELWRERLEGSVVAIGNAPTALFRLLEMVEEGAGRPAAVLGIPVGFIGAAESKQALAEHPAGLEYLVVHGRRGGSAMTAAAVNAIASEDD
- a CDS encoding RNA-guided endonuclease InsQ/TnpB family protein, yielding MAQRVKRAFTYRFYPTPEQAEQLARTFGCVRLVYNKALEERSRAYALHGRGVSYGESSAMLAAWKRTQELAFLGEVSSVPLQQALRHLQAAFTNFFAKRAAYPRFKSRKRSRLSAEYTRSAFTWRDGRLTLAKTGTPLRIVWSRPLPEGAEPSTVTVSRNAAGRWFVSILCEDTVRPLDPVEGVVGIDAGIASLLVLSRPIPGVTDAVGKVANPRHERADRVRLARAQRALARKEKGSSNRAKAKVRVARVHARITDRRRDHLHKLTTSIVRENQVIAIEDLTVRNLVRNRRLARAVSDASWRQVRTMLEYKAAWYGRELVVVDRWFPSSKLCSACGAVAAAMPLEVREWVCAACGATHDRDVNAAKNILAAGLAER